AAGCAAGAGCCTTATCTGCTTAACTTTTTTAAACATCCCATATCCTCCTCATATAAGAGCGCCTTTAAAACCGCCAATAAATCGGCACAATTATCCTTTTTTAAGGCCGCCTGGTACATCAAATGATGCAAGGCAAAACGTGCCAGCTGCTCCGATGTCAAATCCGCGCCAAAAACATTCTGCCGCACATCCTCATCTTGATCCAAAAGCTTCACCAAGGCCGCTTCAATATGTTGGTATATCGCCTGCATCTTCTCACTGTCCGATTCCGGCAGCCCATGAAAATGAACCTGCATAATATCCGGATATTGTCGCTGAGCCGCCATAAGGCGTCCATAAATCCATTCCACAGATGACAAAAAATTGTCCGGTTGCGTCCAGTTGTCACCGTGAAAAATATATAACCAAACAGATTCAACCACTTCCGCCATCAATATTTTTTTAGACGGAA
This Peptococcus niger DNA region includes the following protein-coding sequences:
- a CDS encoding TetR/AcrR family transcriptional regulator produces the protein MNHQATSKEKLLTAARILVAEEGFSALAIRKLAEAASVSVGTVYNYFPSKKILMAEVVESVWLYIFHGDNWTQPDNFLSSVEWIYGRLMAAQRQYPDIMQVHFHGLPESDSEKMQAIYQHIEAALVKLLDQDEDVRQNVFGADLTSEQLARFALHHLMYQAALKKDNCADLLAVLKALLYEEDMGCLKKLSR